A stretch of Mya arenaria isolate MELC-2E11 chromosome 14, ASM2691426v1 DNA encodes these proteins:
- the LOC128218572 gene encoding uncharacterized protein LOC128218572, giving the protein MPCEDEESLSQLEEQEQELINANRVLQSWKDKNIPHDSRKTDEEKRVEMENLKQQIDMLRELGPFKFFGISKEVLSKEEGTICTRKTVEGKCRNVEFQLKYCITESLVKDMNKQIVKLSIAASENITTELRGTIERLADTGDIQGFLQLIDGYTKWTEARRKTFHHFVEAHPGTVSQIDGNTLHIASKKGTVVLGWGVKIQGRSTVVPEIHLCLDIHAPVSKDNKNFIEDADEKFQLMLNELGIEKSIRCLVEVA; this is encoded by the exons ATGCCTTGTGAAGATGAGGAGAGTCTGAGTCAGCTGGAAGAACAAGAGCAGGAATTGATCAACGCAAACAGAGTGTTACAAAGCTGGAA GGATAAGAACATTCCACATGACAGCAGGAAAACAGATGAAGAGAAACGAGTTGAAATGGAAAACTTGAAACAGCAG attgaCATGCTACGAGAATTAGGACCATTTAAgttttttggtatatcaaaagaGGTATTGTCCAAag AGGAGGGCACCATATGCACAAGAAAGACAGTTGAGGGAAAGTGTAGAAATGTGGAGTTTCAACTAAAATACTGCATTACTGAATCTCTG GTCAAGGACATGAACAAACAGATCGTGAAACTGTCAATAGCGGCCTCTGAGAACATCACAACAGAACTTCGTGGAACAATAGAGAG ACTTGCAGACACGGGTGATATTCAAGGTTTCTTACAGCTGATTGATGGCTACACAAAGTGGACGGAAGCAAGAAGGAAGACATTTCACCATTTTGTAGAGGCCCATCCAGGCACTGTTTCACAAATCGATGGAAATACTCTTCATATTGCATCCAAAAAAGG tacggttgTACTGGGCTGGGGGGTAAAGATACAAGGACGAAGCACGGTCGTTCCCGAGATACATCTGTGCCTCGACATTCATGCACCAG TTTCAAAAGACAACAAGAATTTCATAGAGGATGCCGATGAGAAGTTCCAGCTGATGTTGAATGAACTTGGAATAGAGAAATCAATCAGATGTCTCGTAGAAGTCGCTTGA